From Microcebus murinus isolate Inina chromosome 13, M.murinus_Inina_mat1.0, whole genome shotgun sequence, the proteins below share one genomic window:
- the TSC22D1 gene encoding TSC22 domain family protein 1 isoform X1, translating to MHQPPESAAAAAAAADISARKMAHPAMLPRRGSGSGSASALSAAGTGVGSNATSSEDFPPPSLLQPPPPAASSTSGPQPPPPQSLNLLSQAQLQAQPLAPGGTQMKKKSGFQITSVTPAQISASISSNNSIAEDTESYDDLDESHTEDLSSSEILDVSLSRATDLGEPERSSSEETLNNFQEAETPGAVSPNQPHLPQSHLPHLPQQNVVINGNAHPHHLHHHHHIHHGHHLQHGHHHPSHAAVASASIPGGPPSSPVSRKLSTTGSSDSVLPVAPTSAVSSSGSPASVIRAPSTIGGIGINSVTGTNTMNNVNITAVGSFNPNVTSTVLGNANISTSNIPSAASVSVGPGVTSGGNVNILSGMGNGTTSSTVVNSVPNAATGMTVGSVSSQQQQPTVNTSRFRVVKLDSSSEPFKKGRWTCTEFYEKENAVPATEGVVVNKVVETVKQNPVEVTSERESTSGSSVSSSVSTLSHYTESVGSGEMGAPAVVVQQQQQPALQGVTLQQMDFGSTGPQSVPAVSIPQSISQSQISQVQLQSQELSYQQKQGLQPVPLQATISAATGIQPSPVNVVGVTSALGQQPSISSVAQPQLPYSQTAPPVQTPLPGAPSQQLQYGQPQPVVSTQMAPGHGKSVTQNPTSEYVQQQPILQTVMSSGQPSSAGVGAGATVIPVAQPQGIQLPVQPIAVPAQPAGASGQPVGQAQTAVSAVPTGSQIANIGQQANILTAVQQPSTQVPPSVVQQGAPPSSQVAPPAQTGIIHQGVQTSASSLPQQLVIAPQSTLLTVPPQPQGVEPVPQGVVSQQLPAVSPLPSASSISVTSQVSSTGPSGMPSASTNLVPPQNIAQTTAIQNGSLVQSISQPPLIASNINLPLAQQIPLSSAQFSAQSLAQAIGSQIEDARRPVEPSLVCLPQTISGDSGGMSAVSDGSSSSLAASASLFPLKVLPLTTPLVDGEDESSSGASVVAIDNKIEQAMDLVKSHLMYAVREEVEVLKEQIKELIEKNSQLEQENNLLKTLASPEQLAQFQAQLQTGSPPATTQPQGTTQPPAQPASQGSGPTA from the coding sequence ATGCACCAGCCGCCTGagtccgccgccgccgccgcggccgccgcagACATTAGTGCTAGGAAGATGGCGCACCCGGCAATGCTCCCTCGAAGGGGCAGCGGTAGTGGCAGCGCCTCTGCTCTCAGTGCAGCAGGTACCGGCGTTGGTAGTAATGCCACATCTTCCGAGGATTTTCCGCCTCCGTCGCTGCTCCAGCCACCGCCTCCTGCAGCATCTTCTACGTCGGGACCACAGCCTCCGCCTCCACAAAGCCTGAACCTCCTTTCGCAGGCTCAGCTGCAGGCACAGCCTCTTGCACCAGGCGGAactcaaatgaaaaagaaaagtggctTCCAAATAACTAGCGTTACTCCAGCTCAGATCTCCGCCAGTATCAGCTCTAACAACAGTATAGCAGAAGACACGGAGAGTTATGATGATCTGGATGAATCTCATACGGAAGATCTGTCTTCTTCTGAGATCCTTGATGTGTCACTTTCCAGGGCTACTGACTTAGGGGAGCCTGAACGCAGCTCCTCAGAAGAGACTCTGAATAACTTCCAGGAAGCCGAGACACCTGGGGCAGTCTCTCCCAACCAGCCCCATCTTCCTCAGTCTCATTTGCCTCACCTTCCACAACAGAACGTTGTGATCAATGGGAATGCTCATCCACACCAcctccatcaccatcatcacattCATCATGGGCACCACCTCCAACATGGGCACCACCATCCATCTCATGCTGCTGTGGCCAGTGCATCCATTCCTGGAGGGCCACCCTCAAGCCCAGTATCCAGAAAACTCTCTACAACTGGAAGCTCTGACAGTGTTTTGCCAGTTGCACCAACTTCTGCTGTATCATCCAGTGGCTCACCTGCATCTGTAATCCGTGCTCCAAGTACTATAGGCGGTATAGGTATAAATTCTGTTACTGGCACTAATACAATGAATAATGTTAACATTACTGCTGTGGGTAGTTTTAATCCTAACGTGACAAGCACTGTACTTGGCAATGCTAATATAAGTACAAGCAATATTCCTAGTGCTGCTAGTGTGAGTGTTGGGCCTGGAGTTACCAGTGGTGGTAATGTGAATATCTTGAGTGGCATGGGCAATGGTACTACTTCCTCCACTGTTGTTAACAGTGTCCCTAATGCAGCTACGGGGATGACTGTGGGATCTGTTTCCAGTCAGCAGCAACAGCCAACAGTTAACACATCAAGGTTCAGAGTTGTGAAGTTAGATTCTAGTTCTGAGCCCTTTAAGAAAGGTAGATGGACTTGCACTGAgttctatgaaaaagaaaatgctgtacCTGCTACAGAAGGTGTGGTGGTAAATAAAGTGGTAGAGACTGTAAAACAAAACCCGGTAGAAGTGACTTCAGAGAGGGAGAGCACTAGTGGGAGTTCAGTAAGCAGTAGTGTCAGCACACTGAGTCACTACACCGAGAGTGTGGGAAGTGGAGAGATGGGAGCCCCTGCTGTGGtggtgcagcagcagcagcaaccagCTCTTCAAGGTGTGACCCTCCAGCAGATGGATTTCGGTAGCACTGGTCCACAGAGTGTTCCAGCAGTTAGTATACCACAGAGCATTTCTCAGTCACAGATTTCACAAGTACAGTTACAGTCTCAAGAACTGAGCTATCAGCAAAAGCAAGGTCTTCAACCAGTACCTCTGCAAGCCACCATCAGCGCTGCAACTGGTATCCAGCCATCACCTGTAAATGTGGTTGGTGTCACTTCAGCTTTAGGTCAGCAGCCTTCCATCTCCAGTGTGGCTCAACCCCAACTGCCATACTCTCAGACGGCTCCTCCAGTGCAAACTCCCCTTCCCGGGGCACCATCCCAACAGTTACAGTATGGACAGCCACAACCGGTGGTATCTACACAGATGGCCCCAGGCCATGGTAAATCCGTGACTCAAAATCCTACTTCAGAGTATGTACAACAGCAGCCAATTCTTCAAACAGTAATGTCCTCTGGACAGCCCAGTTCTGCAGGAGTGGGAGCAGGAGCAACAGTGATTCCTGTGGCTCAGCCACAGGGTATCCAGCTGCCGGTGCAGCCCATAGCAGTCCCAGCACAACCTGCAGGGGCATCTGGCCAGCCTGTTGGCCAGGCTCAGACAGCAGTGTCTGCTGTACCTACTGGCAGTCAAATTGCAAATATTGGTCAGCAAGCAAACATACTGACTGCAGTGCAGCAGCCCTCTACCCAAGTTCCACCTTCAGTTGTTCAGCAAGGTGCTCCTCCATCTTCACAAGTAGCTCCACCTGCTCAAACTGGGATCATTCATCAGGGAGTTCAAACTAGCGCTTCAAGCCTTCCTCAACAATTGGTTATTGCACCCCAAAGTACCTTGTTAACTGTGCCTCCCCAGCCACAAGGAGTAGAGCCAGTACCTCAAGGAGTTGTTTCACAGCAGTTGCCAGCAGTTAGTCCTTTGCCCTCTGCTAGTAGTATTTCTGTTACAAGTCAGGTTAGTTCAACTGGTCCTTCTGGAATGCCTTCTGCCTCAACAAACTTGGTTCCACCACAGAATATAGCACAGACCACTGCTATCCAAAATGGTAGTTTGGTTCAAAGTATTAGTCAACCTCCCTTGATAGCAAGTAATATAAATTTGCCTTTGGCACAGCAGATACCACTAAGTTCTGCTCAGTTCTCTGCACAATCATTAGCTCAGGCAATTGGAAGCCAAATTGAAGATGCCAGGCGCCCAGTGGAGCCCTCCTTAGTTTGCTTACCTCAGACTATCAGTGGTGACAGTGGGGGAATGTCAGCAGTTTCAGATGGGAGTAGCAGCAGCCTAGCAGCCTCTGCTTCTCTTTTCCCGTTGAAGGTGCTACCGCTGACGACACCCCTGGTGGATGGCGAGGATGAGAG
- the TSC22D1 gene encoding TSC22 domain family protein 1 isoform X2, with product MHQPPESAAAAAAAADISARKMAHPAMLPRRGSGSGSASALSAAGTGVGSNATSSEDFPPPSLLQPPPPAASSTSGPQPPPPQSLNLLSQAQLQAQPLAPGGTQMKKKSGFQITSVTPAQISASISSNNSIAEDTESYDDLDESHTEDLSSSEILDVSLSRATDLGEPERSSSEETLNNFQEAETPGAVSPNQPHLPQSHLPHLPQQNVVINGNAHPHHLHHHHHIHHGHHLQHGHHHPSHAAVASASIPGGPPSSPVSRKLSTTGSSDSVLPVAPTSAVSSSGSPASVIRAPSTIGGIGINSVTGTNTMNNVNITAVGSFNPNVTSTVLGNANISTSNIPSAASVSVGPGVTSGGNVNILSGMGNGTTSSTVVNSVPNAATGMTVGSVSSQQQQPTVNTSRFRVVKLDSSSEPFKKGRWTCTEFYEKENAVPATEGVVVNKVVETVKQNPVEVTSERESTSGSSVSSSVSTLSHYTESVGSGEMGAPAVVVQQQQQPALQGVTLQQMDFGSTGPQSVPAVSIPQSISQSQISQVQLQSQELSYQQKQGLQPVPLQATISAATGIQPSPVNVVGVTSALGQQPSISSVAQPQLPYSQTAPPVQTPLPGAPSQQLQYGQPQPVVSTQMAPGHGKSVTQNPTSEYVQQQPILQTVMSSGQPSSAGVGAGATVIPVAQPQGIQLPVQPIAVPAQPAGASGQPVGQAQTAVSAVPTGSQIANIGQQANILTAVQQPSTQVPPSVVQQGAPPSSQVAPPAQTGIIHQGVQTSASSLPQQLVIAPQSTLLTVPPQPQGVEPVPQGVVSQQLPAVSPLPSASSISVTSQVSSTGPSGMPSASTNLVPPQNIAQTTAIQNGSLVQSISQPPLIASNINLPLAQQIPLSSAQFSAQSLAQAIGSQIEDARRPVEPSLVCLPQTISGDSGGMSAVSDGSSSSLAASASLFPLKVLPLTTPLVDGEDESSLFQCFSPTRGARSDPRTTDTAKTTESF from the coding sequence ATGCACCAGCCGCCTGagtccgccgccgccgccgcggccgccgcagACATTAGTGCTAGGAAGATGGCGCACCCGGCAATGCTCCCTCGAAGGGGCAGCGGTAGTGGCAGCGCCTCTGCTCTCAGTGCAGCAGGTACCGGCGTTGGTAGTAATGCCACATCTTCCGAGGATTTTCCGCCTCCGTCGCTGCTCCAGCCACCGCCTCCTGCAGCATCTTCTACGTCGGGACCACAGCCTCCGCCTCCACAAAGCCTGAACCTCCTTTCGCAGGCTCAGCTGCAGGCACAGCCTCTTGCACCAGGCGGAactcaaatgaaaaagaaaagtggctTCCAAATAACTAGCGTTACTCCAGCTCAGATCTCCGCCAGTATCAGCTCTAACAACAGTATAGCAGAAGACACGGAGAGTTATGATGATCTGGATGAATCTCATACGGAAGATCTGTCTTCTTCTGAGATCCTTGATGTGTCACTTTCCAGGGCTACTGACTTAGGGGAGCCTGAACGCAGCTCCTCAGAAGAGACTCTGAATAACTTCCAGGAAGCCGAGACACCTGGGGCAGTCTCTCCCAACCAGCCCCATCTTCCTCAGTCTCATTTGCCTCACCTTCCACAACAGAACGTTGTGATCAATGGGAATGCTCATCCACACCAcctccatcaccatcatcacattCATCATGGGCACCACCTCCAACATGGGCACCACCATCCATCTCATGCTGCTGTGGCCAGTGCATCCATTCCTGGAGGGCCACCCTCAAGCCCAGTATCCAGAAAACTCTCTACAACTGGAAGCTCTGACAGTGTTTTGCCAGTTGCACCAACTTCTGCTGTATCATCCAGTGGCTCACCTGCATCTGTAATCCGTGCTCCAAGTACTATAGGCGGTATAGGTATAAATTCTGTTACTGGCACTAATACAATGAATAATGTTAACATTACTGCTGTGGGTAGTTTTAATCCTAACGTGACAAGCACTGTACTTGGCAATGCTAATATAAGTACAAGCAATATTCCTAGTGCTGCTAGTGTGAGTGTTGGGCCTGGAGTTACCAGTGGTGGTAATGTGAATATCTTGAGTGGCATGGGCAATGGTACTACTTCCTCCACTGTTGTTAACAGTGTCCCTAATGCAGCTACGGGGATGACTGTGGGATCTGTTTCCAGTCAGCAGCAACAGCCAACAGTTAACACATCAAGGTTCAGAGTTGTGAAGTTAGATTCTAGTTCTGAGCCCTTTAAGAAAGGTAGATGGACTTGCACTGAgttctatgaaaaagaaaatgctgtacCTGCTACAGAAGGTGTGGTGGTAAATAAAGTGGTAGAGACTGTAAAACAAAACCCGGTAGAAGTGACTTCAGAGAGGGAGAGCACTAGTGGGAGTTCAGTAAGCAGTAGTGTCAGCACACTGAGTCACTACACCGAGAGTGTGGGAAGTGGAGAGATGGGAGCCCCTGCTGTGGtggtgcagcagcagcagcaaccagCTCTTCAAGGTGTGACCCTCCAGCAGATGGATTTCGGTAGCACTGGTCCACAGAGTGTTCCAGCAGTTAGTATACCACAGAGCATTTCTCAGTCACAGATTTCACAAGTACAGTTACAGTCTCAAGAACTGAGCTATCAGCAAAAGCAAGGTCTTCAACCAGTACCTCTGCAAGCCACCATCAGCGCTGCAACTGGTATCCAGCCATCACCTGTAAATGTGGTTGGTGTCACTTCAGCTTTAGGTCAGCAGCCTTCCATCTCCAGTGTGGCTCAACCCCAACTGCCATACTCTCAGACGGCTCCTCCAGTGCAAACTCCCCTTCCCGGGGCACCATCCCAACAGTTACAGTATGGACAGCCACAACCGGTGGTATCTACACAGATGGCCCCAGGCCATGGTAAATCCGTGACTCAAAATCCTACTTCAGAGTATGTACAACAGCAGCCAATTCTTCAAACAGTAATGTCCTCTGGACAGCCCAGTTCTGCAGGAGTGGGAGCAGGAGCAACAGTGATTCCTGTGGCTCAGCCACAGGGTATCCAGCTGCCGGTGCAGCCCATAGCAGTCCCAGCACAACCTGCAGGGGCATCTGGCCAGCCTGTTGGCCAGGCTCAGACAGCAGTGTCTGCTGTACCTACTGGCAGTCAAATTGCAAATATTGGTCAGCAAGCAAACATACTGACTGCAGTGCAGCAGCCCTCTACCCAAGTTCCACCTTCAGTTGTTCAGCAAGGTGCTCCTCCATCTTCACAAGTAGCTCCACCTGCTCAAACTGGGATCATTCATCAGGGAGTTCAAACTAGCGCTTCAAGCCTTCCTCAACAATTGGTTATTGCACCCCAAAGTACCTTGTTAACTGTGCCTCCCCAGCCACAAGGAGTAGAGCCAGTACCTCAAGGAGTTGTTTCACAGCAGTTGCCAGCAGTTAGTCCTTTGCCCTCTGCTAGTAGTATTTCTGTTACAAGTCAGGTTAGTTCAACTGGTCCTTCTGGAATGCCTTCTGCCTCAACAAACTTGGTTCCACCACAGAATATAGCACAGACCACTGCTATCCAAAATGGTAGTTTGGTTCAAAGTATTAGTCAACCTCCCTTGATAGCAAGTAATATAAATTTGCCTTTGGCACAGCAGATACCACTAAGTTCTGCTCAGTTCTCTGCACAATCATTAGCTCAGGCAATTGGAAGCCAAATTGAAGATGCCAGGCGCCCAGTGGAGCCCTCCTTAGTTTGCTTACCTCAGACTATCAGTGGTGACAGTGGGGGAATGTCAGCAGTTTCAGATGGGAGTAGCAGCAGCCTAGCAGCCTCTGCTTCTCTTTTCCCGTTGAAGGTGCTACCGCTGACGACACCCCTGGTGGATGGCGAGGATGAGAG